A single region of the Paraburkholderia megapolitana genome encodes:
- a CDS encoding class I SAM-dependent methyltransferase: MTEINTLYTDPRLVALYDTLNPFAADTEFYLTLAASLQAGYIVDIGCGTGLLTCELARRGHTVTGIDPARAMLDVARRRPGGERVRWIEGDAQQASDTQADLALMTGHVAQVFVDDRDWQAALAAAHRALRPGGRLAFESRHPQSAPWETWTPEASLRRISVDGNGTVNIWQELIDVSGERVRFVTHYQFETTGDELISASELRFRPPSTLAQTLTNAGFSIEHWYGDWSGAPVDEQSRELIVVAVRD, from the coding sequence ATGACCGAAATCAATACGCTCTATACCGACCCACGGCTCGTCGCGCTTTACGACACGCTAAATCCGTTCGCCGCCGACACCGAGTTCTATCTGACACTCGCCGCATCGCTACAAGCCGGCTATATCGTCGACATCGGTTGCGGCACAGGCCTGCTCACCTGCGAACTCGCGCGGCGCGGCCATACGGTGACGGGTATCGATCCGGCGCGCGCCATGCTCGATGTCGCGCGTCGTCGCCCGGGCGGCGAGCGTGTGCGGTGGATCGAAGGCGACGCGCAACAGGCCAGCGACACACAAGCCGACCTCGCGTTAATGACAGGTCACGTCGCTCAGGTATTCGTCGACGATCGGGACTGGCAAGCGGCTCTTGCCGCAGCGCATCGCGCGTTACGGCCGGGCGGCCGGCTCGCATTCGAAAGCCGTCATCCGCAATCCGCACCGTGGGAGACATGGACACCGGAAGCGTCACTGCGTCGGATCAGCGTCGACGGCAATGGTACGGTCAATATCTGGCAGGAACTCATCGATGTAAGCGGCGAGCGCGTGCGTTTTGTCACGCACTACCAGTTCGAGACAACCGGCGACGAACTGATCTCGGCCAGCGAACTGCGCTTTCGCCCGCCATCCACGCTCGCGCAGACGCTTACGAATGCAGGCTTCTCGATCGAGCATTGGTACGGCGACTGGTCGGGCGCACCGGTCGACGAGCAGAGCCGCGAATTGATCGTAGTTGCAGTACGCGACTGA
- a CDS encoding DNA topoisomerase IV subunit B codes for MPTKKPNATYSEASIKVLKGLEPVKQRPGMYTRTENPLHIIQEVIDNASDEALGGFGKEITVTLHADQSVSVDDDGRGIPFGLHPEEGVPVVEIVYTRLHAGGKFDKAAGGAYTFSGGLHGVGVSVTNALSTRLDVTVWREGKVAELGFANGDVVRPLEVRNATRSDKKSGTRVTAWANPKYFDSPNLPVGELQRLLRSKAVLLPGVEVTLVIEKTGERQTWKYEDGLRGYLLEGLDGSDLLIPVFEGERYAENSRSNEETFAEGEGAAWVVAWSEEGPLTRESYVNLIPTPAGGTHESGLRDGLFQAVKSFVELHNLQPKGVKLLAEDVFARVSFVLSAKVLDPQFQGQIKERLNSRDAVKLVSSFTRPALELWLNQHVEHGKKLADLVIKQAQARTRAGQKVEKRKSSGIAVLPGKLVDCETTDIARNELFLVEGDSAGGSAKMGRDKEYQAILPLRGKVLNTWETERDRLFANNEVHDISVAIGVDPHNPDDVVDLSNLRYGKICILSDADVDGAHIQVLLLTLFFKHFPLLIERGHVHVARPPLFRVDAPARGKKPAQKLYALDEGELEAILDKLRKDGVRESQWTISRFKGLGEMSAEQLWDTTMNPDTRRLSPVALGELDFDATVARMTMLMGKGEAASRRTWLEEKGNDVEADI; via the coding sequence ATGCCTACGAAAAAGCCAAACGCTACTTATAGCGAAGCGTCGATCAAGGTGCTGAAGGGCCTGGAGCCGGTCAAGCAGCGGCCCGGCATGTACACGCGCACCGAAAATCCGCTGCACATCATCCAGGAAGTCATCGACAACGCATCGGATGAAGCGCTCGGCGGTTTCGGCAAGGAGATCACGGTCACGCTGCATGCGGATCAGTCGGTATCCGTCGACGACGACGGCCGCGGCATTCCGTTCGGTCTTCATCCCGAAGAAGGCGTGCCGGTCGTCGAGATCGTGTACACGCGGCTGCACGCGGGCGGCAAGTTCGATAAGGCCGCGGGCGGTGCGTACACGTTCTCGGGCGGTCTGCACGGCGTCGGTGTATCGGTGACGAATGCGCTCTCCACGCGTCTCGATGTCACCGTCTGGCGCGAAGGCAAAGTCGCCGAACTTGGTTTCGCGAACGGCGATGTGGTGCGTCCGCTCGAAGTGCGCAACGCTACCAGGAGCGACAAGAAATCGGGCACGCGCGTCACCGCCTGGGCGAACCCGAAATACTTCGACTCGCCGAATCTGCCTGTCGGCGAGTTGCAGCGGCTGCTGCGCTCGAAGGCGGTGCTGCTGCCCGGCGTCGAGGTGACGCTCGTCATCGAAAAGACCGGTGAGCGGCAAACATGGAAATACGAAGACGGTCTGCGCGGCTATCTGCTGGAAGGACTGGATGGTAGCGATCTGCTGATTCCGGTCTTCGAAGGCGAGCGCTATGCGGAAAACTCGCGTTCGAACGAAGAGACGTTCGCCGAGGGCGAAGGCGCCGCGTGGGTCGTTGCGTGGAGCGAAGAAGGGCCGCTTACGCGCGAATCGTACGTGAACCTGATTCCGACGCCGGCCGGCGGTACGCACGAGTCCGGTCTGCGCGACGGTCTCTTTCAGGCGGTGAAGAGCTTTGTCGAGCTGCACAACCTGCAGCCGAAAGGCGTGAAACTGCTCGCCGAAGATGTGTTCGCGCGCGTGTCGTTCGTGCTGTCGGCGAAGGTGCTGGACCCGCAGTTCCAAGGTCAGATCAAGGAGCGCCTGAACAGTCGCGATGCGGTGAAGCTCGTGTCGTCGTTTACGCGTCCGGCGCTCGAACTGTGGCTGAACCAGCACGTCGAGCACGGCAAGAAGCTCGCCGATCTCGTCATCAAGCAGGCGCAGGCACGTACCCGCGCAGGTCAGAAAGTCGAGAAGCGCAAGAGCTCGGGTATTGCGGTACTGCCTGGCAAGCTCGTCGATTGCGAAACGACTGATATCGCGCGTAACGAACTCTTTCTCGTCGAAGGCGATTCGGCGGGCGGCTCCGCGAAGATGGGGCGCGACAAGGAGTATCAGGCGATCCTGCCGTTGCGCGGCAAGGTGTTGAACACGTGGGAAACCGAGCGCGACCGGTTGTTCGCGAACAATGAAGTGCACGACATCTCCGTGGCGATCGGTGTCGATCCGCACAACCCCGATGATGTGGTCGACCTGTCCAATCTGCGCTACGGCAAGATCTGCATCCTGTCGGACGCGGACGTGGACGGCGCGCACATCCAGGTGTTGCTGCTCACGTTGTTCTTCAAACACTTTCCGCTGCTGATCGAGCGCGGTCATGTGCATGTCGCGCGACCGCCGCTCTTTCGCGTCGACGCGCCCGCGCGCGGCAAGAAGCCCGCGCAGAAGCTCTACGCGCTCGACGAAGGCGAGCTCGAGGCGATTCTCGACAAGTTGCGCAAGGACGGCGTGCGCGAATCGCAATGGACCATTAGCCGCTTCAAGGGTCTTGGCGAAATGAGCGCCGAGCAGTTGTGGGACACGACGATGAATCCGGACACGCGGCGTCTGTCGCCGGTTGCGCTCGGCGAGCTCGACTTCGATGCGACCGTCGCGCGGATGACGATGCTGATGGGCAAGGGCGAAGCGGCGTCGCGGCGTACCTGGCTCGAAGAAAAAGGTAACGACGTCGAAGCGGATATCTGA
- a CDS encoding ATP-binding cassette domain-containing protein: MSLYTIIGAQLAFGHVALLDHADFSLEAGERVGLIGRNGAGKSSLLKIVADLTKPDDGLVTRQQHLTTVYVPQEPEFDTDISVFDAVAAGLSEARALLDEYDEVAHRLADVPEGAEHDALLARMNTLQSSLDSIDAWNWRNRVETTLEQIGLDGDARVSALSGGMKKRVALARALVVQPDVLLLDEPTNHLDFEGIRWLEDLLVSQRAGLFFITHDRAFLDRVATRIVDLDRGRLLSYPGNFSAYQTRKAQQLEVERVENDKFDKLLAQEEVWIRKGVEARRTRSVGRIARLVQMRNERADRRNVQGNVKLDVGQGEKSGKIVAELTDVTKRYGARTVIDEFTATVMRGDKIGFVGPNGAGKTTLLKLILGELTPDDGTVRIGTNLQVAYFDQMRAQLDLDKSVADTISPGSDWVEVNGTRKHVMSYLGDFLFAPERARSPVQSLSGGERNRLLLARLFARPANVLVLDEPTNDLDIPTLELLEELLTDYDGTVLLVSHDRAFLDNVVTSVIASEGEGKWREYVGGFTDWQVQRDRSAQIARDALKQPAKEAAQESAQKDSATGRNAQRAAKLSFKEQRELEALPVQIAALEAEQKTIGAQLEDGSIFAKDASEGTRLTERYGAIDGELLTAMERWDELESRRK; the protein is encoded by the coding sequence ATGTCGCTTTACACCATTATCGGCGCGCAACTCGCGTTCGGTCACGTCGCATTGCTCGATCACGCGGATTTCTCGCTGGAAGCGGGGGAGCGCGTCGGTCTGATCGGCCGTAACGGCGCGGGCAAGTCGTCGTTGCTGAAAATCGTCGCAGATCTGACCAAGCCCGACGACGGCCTCGTCACGCGTCAGCAGCATCTGACTACCGTCTATGTGCCGCAGGAGCCCGAGTTTGACACCGACATCTCGGTGTTCGACGCCGTCGCCGCGGGGCTGAGCGAGGCGCGCGCGTTGCTCGACGAATACGACGAGGTCGCGCACCGGCTCGCCGACGTGCCGGAGGGCGCGGAACACGACGCACTGCTCGCACGCATGAACACGCTGCAGTCGTCGCTCGATTCAATCGATGCCTGGAACTGGCGCAACCGCGTCGAGACTACGCTTGAGCAGATCGGTCTCGACGGCGATGCGCGGGTTAGCGCGTTGTCGGGTGGCATGAAAAAGCGCGTCGCGCTGGCGCGCGCACTCGTCGTGCAGCCCGACGTGCTGCTGCTTGACGAGCCGACCAACCATCTCGACTTCGAGGGCATCCGCTGGCTCGAAGATCTGCTGGTCTCGCAGCGTGCAGGACTGTTCTTCATCACCCACGATCGCGCGTTTCTCGATCGCGTCGCGACCCGCATCGTCGACCTGGACCGCGGCCGTCTGCTGTCGTATCCGGGTAATTTCTCCGCCTACCAGACGCGCAAGGCACAACAGCTCGAAGTGGAGCGCGTCGAAAACGACAAGTTCGACAAGCTGCTCGCACAGGAAGAAGTGTGGATCCGCAAGGGCGTCGAAGCGCGCCGTACGCGCAGCGTCGGCCGGATTGCACGGCTCGTGCAGATGCGCAACGAACGCGCGGATCGCCGCAACGTGCAGGGCAACGTCAAGCTCGATGTCGGGCAAGGCGAGAAGTCCGGCAAGATCGTCGCGGAACTGACCGATGTGACGAAGCGCTACGGCGCGCGCACGGTGATCGATGAATTCACCGCGACGGTGATGCGCGGCGACAAGATCGGTTTTGTCGGGCCAAACGGCGCGGGCAAAACGACGCTGCTGAAACTGATCCTCGGTGAACTCACGCCGGACGACGGGACGGTGCGTATCGGTACCAACCTGCAGGTTGCCTACTTCGACCAGATGCGCGCGCAGCTCGATCTGGACAAGAGCGTCGCCGATACCATCAGCCCCGGTAGCGACTGGGTCGAAGTCAACGGTACGCGCAAGCACGTGATGAGCTATCTCGGCGACTTCCTGTTCGCACCCGAGCGTGCGCGCTCTCCGGTGCAGTCGTTGTCGGGCGGCGAGCGTAACCGACTGCTGCTCGCGCGTCTCTTTGCGCGCCCCGCGAACGTGCTGGTGCTCGACGAACCGACCAACGATCTCGACATTCCCACCCTCGAGTTGCTCGAAGAACTGCTGACGGACTACGACGGCACGGTGCTGCTCGTCAGCCACGATCGCGCGTTTCTCGACAACGTGGTCACCTCGGTGATTGCCTCGGAGGGCGAGGGTAAGTGGCGCGAATACGTTGGCGGCTTTACCGACTGGCAAGTGCAGCGCGACCGGTCTGCGCAGATCGCGCGCGACGCGCTGAAGCAGCCGGCGAAGGAGGCCGCACAGGAGTCGGCGCAGAAAGACAGTGCGACGGGCCGCAACGCGCAGCGCGCGGCGAAGCTCTCGTTCAAGGAGCAGCGCGAGCTGGAGGCGTTGCCCGTGCAGATCGCGGCGCTGGAGGCCGAACAGAAAACCATCGGCGCGCAGCTCGAAGACGGTTCGATTTTTGCGAAGGATGCGTCGGAAGGCACGCGACTGACCGAACGCTACGGCGCAATCGACGGCGAGCTGCTGACGGCGATGGAGCGCTGGGACGAGCTGGAGAGCCGGCGCAAGTGA
- a CDS encoding DUF4399 domain-containing protein, whose product MFNNKWLASAALVGLLAMSGVARAEGVFFVAPKDGATVSNPVHVQFGIDGMKVVPAGTIAEGTGHHHLLIDGQPLPKDQVIPATPTSLHFGKGQTETDITLPPGDHTLTLQFGDGAHRSYGPEWSQTIKVHVQ is encoded by the coding sequence ATGTTCAACAACAAATGGTTGGCCAGTGCTGCGCTCGTCGGCTTGCTCGCTATGTCGGGCGTTGCGCGGGCCGAAGGCGTCTTCTTTGTCGCGCCGAAAGACGGCGCTACCGTGAGCAACCCGGTACACGTGCAGTTCGGTATCGATGGCATGAAAGTCGTGCCTGCCGGGACCATTGCGGAAGGCACCGGCCATCATCATCTGCTGATCGACGGTCAGCCGTTGCCGAAAGATCAGGTGATCCCTGCCACACCCACGTCGCTGCATTTCGGTAAGGGCCAGACGGAAACCGATATCACGCTGCCGCCCGGCGACCATACCTTGACGCTGCAATTCGGCGACGGCGCGCACCGCTCGTACGGCCCCGAGTGGAGCCAGACCATCAAGGTACACGTGCAGTAA